A stretch of Primulina tabacum isolate GXHZ01 chromosome 13, ASM2559414v2, whole genome shotgun sequence DNA encodes these proteins:
- the LOC142522942 gene encoding S-adenosylmethionine carrier 1, chloroplastic/mitochondrial, protein MGPFTLAVDAKSSSGFSSDASNKKMKNLQLQSESFFASVSVREEKPFDFLRTLFDGIIAGGTAGVVVETALYPIDTIKTRLQAAHGGGKIVLKGLYSGLAGNLAGVLPASAIFLGVYEPAKQKLLRSLPENLSAVAHLTAGALGGIAASFVRVPTEVVKQRMQTGQFGSAPEAVRLIVSKEGFKGLFVGYRSFLLRDLPFDALQFCIYEQLRIGYKLAARRDLNDPENAIIGAFAGALTGAITTPLDVIKTRLMVQGSTNQYKGIVDCVQTIVREEGAPALLKGIGPRVLWIGIGGSIFFGVLESTKRLLAERHPKNQQNSKFKAEL, encoded by the exons ATGGGCCCGTTTACATTAGCTGTTGATGCGAAGAGCTCTTCTGGATTTTCGTCTG ATGCATCCaataagaaaatgaaaaatcttcAGTTGCAATCGGAAAGTTTTTTTGCCTCTGTCAGTGTTAGAGAAGAAAAGCCATTCGATTTTTTGCGGACATTATTTG ATGGTATTATAGCTGGTGGCACAGCTGGTGTTGTAGTTGAAACAGCTTTATATCCTATTGATACAATAAAGACACGACTGCAG GCAGCACATGGTGGGGGAAAGATAGTTCTTAAAGGATTATATTCTGGACTGGCTGGAAATCTTGCTGGGGTCTTACC GGCATCTGCTATTTTTCTTGGTGTCTATGAACCTGCCAAGCAAAAACTTCTAAGAAGCCTTCCAGAAAATCTTAGTGCCGTAGCTCACCTG ACTGCAGGTGCCCTTGGAGGCATAGCTGCTTCCTTTGTTCGTGTTCCTACGGAG GTAGTTAAGCAGCGGATGCAAACTGGGCAATTTGGTTCTGCCCCAGAAGCTGTGAGGCTCATTGTCTCCAAAGAAGGATTTAAAGGTCTTTTTGTG ggATATCGATCATTTTTGCTGAGAGATCTGCCATTTGATGCGCTTCAATTCTGCATCTACGAACAACTTCGAATTGGTTATAAATTGGCA GCAAGGAGAGATCTGAATGATCCTGAAAATGCTATAATTGGGGCTTTTGCAG GTGCTCTGACTGGAGCCATAACAACTCCTCTTGATGTGATTAAGACTAGGTTGATGGTTCAG GGATCGACAAACCAGTATAAAGGCATAGTTGACTGTGTCCAAACAATTGTAAGAGAAGAAGGCGCACCCGCTCTACTCAAG GGAATCGGGCCGAGAGTACTGTGGATAGGCATAGGAGGTTCTATATTCTTTGGTGTTCTCGAGAGCACGAAGCGATTGCTTGCGGAGAGGCATCCCAAGAATCAGCAAAATTCGAAATTCAAAGCAGAATTATAA